One Fontisphaera persica DNA window includes the following coding sequences:
- the amrA gene encoding AmmeMemoRadiSam system protein A, producing the protein MSATETGVRLPTLTPTEQRLLLTVAKASIEHGLHQGRPWTVDPQSFPPTLREPWAVFVTLHHEGRLRGCIGTLEPNHPLVVAVARFAWHAAFHDTRFAPLAANELPGLHLHLSILSPPAPIPCQSEADLLARLQPGVDGLLIEDGFHHATFLPSVWDNLPDKTDFLRHLKRKAGLSPDHWSHTFRASRYRALGFGADAAELDTRTLPTPPS; encoded by the coding sequence GTGTCCGCCACGGAAACCGGCGTGCGCCTGCCCACCCTCACCCCCACTGAGCAACGCCTCCTCCTGACCGTCGCCAAGGCCTCCATCGAGCACGGCCTCCATCAAGGGCGCCCTTGGACGGTGGACCCTCAGTCCTTCCCCCCCACCCTGCGCGAACCTTGGGCCGTCTTCGTCACCCTGCACCACGAAGGCCGTCTGCGCGGTTGCATTGGCACCCTTGAACCCAACCATCCCCTGGTGGTGGCGGTGGCGCGCTTTGCGTGGCATGCCGCCTTCCACGACACTCGTTTCGCCCCGCTGGCCGCCAACGAACTGCCCGGCCTGCACCTGCATCTCTCCATCCTCAGCCCGCCTGCCCCCATCCCCTGCCAATCCGAGGCCGACCTGCTGGCCCGGCTCCAACCCGGCGTGGATGGTTTGCTCATTGAGGACGGTTTTCATCACGCCACCTTCCTGCCTTCCGTCTGGGACAACCTGCCGGACAAAACCGATTTTCTGCGCCACCTCAAACGCAAAGCCGGCCTCAGCCCCGACCACTGGAGCCATACCTTCCGCGCCAGCCGCTACCGCGCCCTCGGTTTCGGGGCGGACGCGGCAGAACTGGACACCCGCACCCTGCCCACACCTCCCTCCTGA
- a CDS encoding MBL fold metallo-hydrolase, which yields MKAWNLTSLGNGRNACLTLALMAALWVAPATAAPPPPPDRLPAEGGEVLIQPLQHATLALRWKEHTVYVDPVGGAALFTNLPAPSLVLLTDIHGDHLQLSTLQAVVNDKTLFVAPPAVTAQLPEAWRSRVTSLTNGQSATVGGLLVEAVAAYNLAEDRQKFHPKGRGNGYVLTLGGKRLYLSGDTEDIPEMRALKNIDVAFLCMNLPYTMTPEQAADAVKAFRPRVVYPYHCRGTDLNRFKELLAGEKEIEVRVRDWYATSRR from the coding sequence ATGAAAGCGTGGAACTTGACCTCATTGGGCAACGGGCGCAATGCCTGTCTCACCCTGGCTCTCATGGCGGCCTTGTGGGTCGCACCCGCCACCGCCGCGCCACCGCCGCCGCCGGACCGCCTGCCGGCCGAGGGTGGCGAAGTTCTCATTCAACCCTTGCAACATGCCACGCTGGCCTTGCGTTGGAAGGAGCACACCGTTTATGTGGACCCGGTGGGCGGCGCGGCCTTGTTCACCAATTTGCCTGCGCCCAGCCTCGTACTGCTCACTGATATCCACGGGGACCACCTGCAGCTTTCCACGCTGCAGGCGGTGGTGAATGACAAAACCTTGTTCGTGGCGCCCCCGGCGGTCACGGCGCAACTGCCCGAGGCCTGGCGCTCGCGCGTCACCTCCCTCACCAACGGCCAGTCGGCCACGGTGGGCGGGTTGTTGGTGGAGGCGGTGGCCGCTTATAACCTCGCAGAAGACCGGCAGAAATTTCATCCCAAGGGCCGGGGCAACGGATACGTCCTCACCCTGGGCGGCAAACGCCTGTACCTCAGCGGCGATACCGAGGACATTCCGGAAATGCGGGCCTTGAAAAACATTGACGTGGCTTTCCTGTGCATGAATCTGCCCTACACCATGACCCCCGAGCAGGCTGCCGATGCCGTCAAGGCCTTTCGTCCGCGCGTGGTCTATCCCTACCATTGCCGGGGCACGGATTTGAATCGTTTCAAGGAATTGCTGGCCGGCGAAAAGGAGATTGAAGTGCGCGTGCGCGACTGGTACGCCACCAGCCGCCGCTAA
- the aspS gene encoding aspartate--tRNA ligase: MKRTHHCNELRREHAGLTVTLTGWVHSRRDLGGVIFLDIRDREGRTQVVFDPSDLSPAVFEQAATLRPESVVQVTGTVRVRPEGTANPKIATGEVEVMARELAVLNHAEVLPFPVDDPEAASKVNEELRLKYRYLDLRRPEMLRNLRLRHQVATATRQYFDEQGFLEIETPMLFKSTPEGAREFLVPSRTNPGQFYALPQSPQQFKQILMVAGIERYFQLAKCFRDEDLRADRQPEFTQIDLEMSFIEREDIYRLIEGLLKRIWKVALGMDIPTPFPRIPFVEALNRWGIDKPDTRFALELADLTDVFRGSSFKVFSQAVADGGVVKALNAKGLACATQGQMDAFTELAKSMGAKGLAFIKVEGGEWKSPIVKFFTPAEKEALQARLGIEEGDLILFAAGPWLASCEILGKLRLYAAELLKQMGRLSIPADRFDFLWVVDFPLLSFDKEQNRWYSSHHPFTAPVAEDIPLLKTDPKQVRGQHYDVVVNGVELGGGSIRIHQPDVQKTIFEDILQIPPDIAQARFGYMLEAFRYGAPPHGGIALGFDRLIAILCGTSSIRDVIAFPKTAKGTCLMTNSPSAAEPRQLRELHLEVKLGRGHGAQAPKPPPAAGGA; this comes from the coding sequence ATGAAACGGACGCATCATTGCAATGAGCTGCGGCGGGAACACGCCGGGCTGACGGTCACCTTGACGGGCTGGGTGCACTCGCGCCGGGACCTCGGTGGTGTTATTTTTCTCGACATCCGCGACCGCGAGGGCCGCACGCAGGTGGTTTTTGACCCCTCGGACCTTTCCCCTGCGGTCTTCGAGCAGGCGGCCACGTTGCGGCCGGAATCGGTGGTGCAGGTCACCGGCACCGTGCGCGTGCGCCCCGAAGGCACAGCCAACCCGAAAATCGCCACCGGCGAGGTGGAGGTCATGGCGCGGGAGCTGGCGGTGCTGAATCATGCCGAGGTGCTGCCATTCCCGGTGGATGACCCGGAGGCGGCCTCCAAGGTAAATGAGGAATTGCGGTTGAAATACCGCTATCTGGATTTGCGGCGGCCGGAGATGCTGCGCAATTTGCGCCTGCGCCATCAAGTGGCCACCGCCACGCGGCAATATTTTGACGAGCAGGGCTTTTTGGAAATTGAAACGCCCATGCTGTTCAAAAGCACCCCGGAGGGCGCCCGCGAATTTCTGGTGCCCAGCCGCACCAACCCCGGCCAGTTCTACGCCCTGCCGCAGTCGCCGCAGCAGTTCAAACAAATCCTGATGGTGGCCGGCATTGAGCGCTATTTCCAACTGGCCAAGTGCTTCCGCGACGAAGATTTACGGGCAGACCGCCAGCCGGAGTTCACCCAGATAGATTTGGAGATGTCTTTCATCGAGCGCGAGGACATTTACCGGCTGATTGAGGGGCTATTGAAGCGGATTTGGAAGGTGGCGCTGGGCATGGACATACCCACCCCCTTCCCGCGCATCCCCTTTGTGGAGGCGTTGAACCGCTGGGGCATTGACAAACCGGATACCCGCTTTGCGTTGGAATTGGCGGATTTAACCGATGTCTTCCGTGGCAGCAGTTTCAAAGTTTTCAGCCAGGCCGTGGCGGATGGGGGGGTGGTTAAAGCCCTCAACGCCAAGGGTTTGGCCTGTGCCACCCAGGGGCAGATGGATGCTTTTACCGAGCTGGCCAAAAGCATGGGCGCCAAGGGCCTGGCATTTATTAAAGTCGAAGGCGGCGAGTGGAAATCGCCCATCGTCAAGTTTTTCACGCCGGCCGAGAAGGAGGCGCTTCAGGCACGTTTGGGCATCGAGGAAGGCGACCTGATTCTCTTTGCCGCCGGTCCGTGGCTGGCCTCTTGTGAAATTTTGGGCAAATTACGGTTGTACGCCGCTGAATTGCTCAAACAAATGGGGCGGCTCAGCATTCCGGCAGACCGCTTTGACTTCCTCTGGGTGGTGGATTTCCCGTTGTTGAGCTTCGACAAGGAGCAAAACCGGTGGTACTCCAGCCATCATCCGTTCACCGCGCCGGTGGCGGAAGATATTCCATTATTGAAAACCGACCCCAAACAAGTCCGCGGCCAGCATTACGATGTGGTGGTCAATGGCGTGGAACTGGGCGGCGGCAGCATCCGTATCCACCAGCCGGATGTGCAAAAAACGATTTTTGAGGACATTCTGCAAATCCCGCCCGACATTGCCCAAGCCCGGTTTGGGTACATGCTGGAGGCCTTCCGTTACGGAGCGCCGCCGCATGGGGGGATTGCGCTTGGGTTTGACCGGTTGATTGCCATCCTCTGCGGCACTTCCAGCATTCGGGATGTCATTGCCTTCCCCAAGACCGCCAAAGGGACATGCTTGATGACCAACTCCCCCAGCGCCGCCGAGCCGCGCCAGTTGCGCGAACTGCATCTGGAGGTCAAGTTGGGACGCGGCCACGGGGCACAGGCCCCCAAACCGCCCCCGGCGGCCGGTGGCGCCTGA
- a CDS encoding HD domain-containing protein: MNMGKGKIGVHGKVFRDPIHGLIRIEPEDEFILDLINTPEFQRLRRVRQLGVSSLTYPGAEHSRFSHSLGVFCFAQRMLNMLLHRYRGKSEVTDLLAQEGKTVKAAALLHDIGHAPFSHMMERAFPATANHEKRTTELITDKTSSIPHILQAHGIDPHGVRDIIKKASEHRLLVDIVSSQLDADRMDYILRDALATGVKYGAFDAEWLLNSLCIGAEPGTHSPAKPSEWRLCLEEKRGLHSAEQLIIARMHMSLQVYYHKTTRGWEAHLLCLFKHAADLAMDKRLPKGTNKIAQAFFASQGRLKHADFLACDEATLVATMQAWAQSNGRGCERLRELSAGYLNREKKYRCADVSAADTTQMLKLTSELNRLGKEYFDWVLDTSDFNSYKDFHSGLNKTEHGDDASVVASTEAILVANGELGGFSRPVEGQSKILGALGKKDSRHPVYRLYYHHGLAENVLKILDKMKLTSR, encoded by the coding sequence ATGAACATGGGCAAGGGAAAAATTGGCGTGCATGGGAAGGTTTTTCGCGATCCCATTCACGGACTGATCCGGATTGAGCCGGAGGATGAATTCATTCTCGACCTGATTAACACACCGGAGTTTCAGCGGCTGCGCCGGGTGCGCCAACTGGGAGTCAGCAGCCTGACCTATCCCGGAGCGGAGCATTCTCGTTTCTCCCACAGTCTGGGAGTTTTCTGTTTCGCGCAGCGCATGTTAAACATGTTGCTTCATCGTTATCGGGGCAAGAGCGAGGTTACAGACTTGCTGGCCCAAGAAGGAAAAACGGTCAAGGCGGCAGCACTGCTGCATGACATTGGTCACGCCCCCTTCTCCCACATGATGGAGCGGGCCTTTCCCGCCACGGCCAACCATGAAAAAAGGACCACTGAACTGATCACGGACAAAACATCGAGCATTCCCCACATATTACAAGCTCATGGCATTGATCCTCATGGAGTCAGGGACATCATTAAAAAGGCGTCCGAACACCGGTTGCTGGTGGACATCGTGAGCAGTCAATTGGATGCAGACCGGATGGACTACATTTTAAGAGACGCCTTGGCAACCGGAGTAAAATACGGGGCTTTCGACGCTGAATGGCTTTTAAACAGCCTCTGCATCGGGGCAGAGCCAGGCACCCATTCACCCGCCAAACCGTCGGAATGGAGGCTGTGTTTGGAGGAAAAACGGGGATTACACTCGGCTGAGCAACTCATCATTGCTCGAATGCACATGAGCTTGCAGGTTTATTACCATAAAACCACGCGCGGGTGGGAAGCACACCTGTTGTGCCTGTTCAAACATGCGGCGGACCTGGCAATGGACAAACGGTTGCCCAAAGGAACAAACAAAATCGCGCAAGCATTCTTTGCCAGCCAGGGCAGGTTGAAACACGCCGATTTTCTGGCGTGCGACGAGGCAACCCTGGTAGCCACGATGCAAGCATGGGCACAATCGAACGGGCGAGGATGCGAAAGGTTAAGAGAACTTTCGGCCGGATATTTGAACCGGGAAAAAAAGTATCGCTGCGCAGACGTCAGCGCCGCAGACACCACTCAGATGTTAAAGTTGACTTCTGAGTTAAACCGTCTGGGCAAAGAATACTTCGATTGGGTTCTCGATACGTCGGATTTTAATTCCTACAAGGATTTTCATTCAGGCCTTAATAAAACTGAGCACGGAGACGACGCCAGCGTGGTCGCTTCCACTGAGGCCATCCTGGTGGCCAATGGGGAACTGGGCGGATTTTCGCGTCCCGTGGAGGGGCAATCCAAGATTCTTGGCGCATTAGGAAAAAAAGATTCGCGCCACCCCGTTTATCGGTTGTATTATCACCACGGCTTGGCCGAAAACGTGCTAAAAATACTTGATAAAATGAAATTAACTTCTAGATAA
- a CDS encoding carbohydrate-binding family 9-like protein gives MIAGANALPETVVRQIPPPPQLQPPEDAWAAADIIQIAAFRPESSDHRPATTLRLLHDGEHLYGRFTVQDYYVRSRHTQFGDPVYRDSCVEIFLQPRPDRGYFNFEFNAGGTMMCCYITNPERVGATFKEYRKWRPEDARGLQIHASLPPVVEPEQVGPLTWWLTFALPVRLLEPFVGPLGPLAGQCWRMNAYKCGNETSHPHWAAWAPVDALNFHLPRCFGKMHWGG, from the coding sequence ATGATTGCCGGCGCAAACGCCCTTCCCGAAACGGTGGTGCGACAAATCCCGCCACCGCCGCAGCTCCAGCCGCCCGAGGACGCCTGGGCGGCGGCGGACATCATCCAGATTGCCGCCTTCCGGCCGGAGAGCAGCGACCATCGGCCTGCGACCACCCTGCGCCTGCTGCATGATGGCGAGCATTTGTATGGGCGCTTCACCGTGCAGGATTATTACGTGCGCAGCCGGCACACCCAGTTTGGGGACCCGGTGTACCGCGACAGTTGCGTGGAAATCTTCCTGCAACCCCGCCCGGACCGCGGTTACTTCAATTTTGAATTCAACGCCGGTGGCACGATGATGTGTTGTTACATCACCAACCCCGAGCGGGTGGGCGCCACTTTCAAAGAATACCGCAAATGGCGGCCCGAGGATGCGCGCGGCCTGCAAATCCATGCCTCGCTGCCGCCCGTGGTGGAGCCGGAGCAGGTGGGTCCGCTGACCTGGTGGCTGACGTTTGCCCTGCCGGTGCGGTTATTGGAGCCTTTTGTGGGGCCGCTCGGGCCGCTGGCCGGCCAGTGCTGGCGCATGAATGCCTACAAATGCGGCAACGAAACCTCCCATCCGCACTGGGCCGCCTGGGCGCCGGTGGACGCGCTGAACTTCCATTTGCCCCGCTGCTTTGGGAAAATGCACTGGGGTGGATAA
- a CDS encoding MFS transporter, translating to MNTEKKSLFVTADGKNVAFTFALVSSLFLLWGFCNGMIDVMDKHFQNELKLTLSQSAWVQFAHYLGYFIMALPAGWLAIRLGYKGGIIAGLLMVAVGGLWFIPATHIAKFWAFLLGVCTIAAGLTFLETVANPYTTVLGDKRYAATRINLAQSCNGVGWILGPIAGGLFFYGTDETGRSTGAETLWIPYAGVAVVVIILAVIFFFAPMPDINTEDDYHLDDKNNSGAAAVKPASRGLVYGLLLVNVAILLLVFGMIAWLILSATGVGEALKGIASALPHPSAFTINADHALTVVLFWLGVLLFVVAAVVMAPLTKKLSHHSIWSHPHFSGAVAAQFLYVAAQAGIFSFLINYVTSEVPDLPASWHGKNTKKWIEINTSFTRDDLKDLPALAARLKAKSDPVAALVAEKLSSDTRAALEEYVPGKTNPKLLSVPLVQDLKSIVRGTNIYNPQIFANVTLSAAAKEILALPEKERNTPLLNRLLLTDGFAGLIHYTPGRYCISDAGASNLASFGFFCFLVGRFTGAWLLKRFSAHRMLGFYGLMNVLVCLLVFFKLGWLSVVCVFLSYFFMSIMFPTIFALGIFGLGVRAKKASAYIVMAIMGGAILPKLMGYVADQTNMSRGFIVPMACFIAIALYGFFWSRLSQAESLHGLKTSGGH from the coding sequence ATGAATACTGAGAAAAAGAGCCTGTTTGTCACCGCCGACGGCAAAAACGTTGCCTTTACCTTCGCGCTGGTCAGCTCGTTGTTCCTCCTGTGGGGGTTCTGCAACGGGATGATTGACGTGATGGACAAGCACTTCCAGAACGAACTGAAGCTCACGCTGAGCCAGTCGGCCTGGGTGCAGTTTGCGCATTATCTGGGTTATTTCATCATGGCGCTGCCGGCGGGCTGGCTGGCCATCCGGCTGGGGTACAAGGGGGGCATCATTGCGGGCTTGTTGATGGTAGCCGTGGGCGGGCTGTGGTTCATTCCCGCCACGCATATTGCCAAGTTCTGGGCTTTTCTGCTGGGCGTGTGCACCATTGCCGCCGGGCTGACCTTTTTGGAAACGGTGGCCAATCCCTACACCACCGTGCTGGGTGACAAACGTTACGCCGCCACGCGCATCAACCTGGCGCAATCCTGCAACGGGGTGGGCTGGATTCTGGGACCCATAGCCGGCGGGTTGTTTTTTTATGGCACCGATGAAACCGGCCGCAGCACGGGGGCGGAAACGCTCTGGATTCCTTACGCCGGCGTGGCCGTGGTGGTGATTATCCTGGCGGTTATTTTCTTTTTTGCCCCCATGCCGGACATCAACACGGAGGACGACTACCACCTGGATGACAAGAACAACAGCGGCGCGGCAGCCGTGAAACCGGCGTCCCGCGGCCTGGTGTACGGGTTGTTGCTGGTCAATGTGGCCATTTTGCTGCTGGTATTTGGGATGATTGCCTGGCTGATTCTCAGCGCCACGGGGGTGGGCGAGGCCTTGAAAGGCATTGCCTCCGCCCTGCCGCATCCCTCGGCCTTCACCATCAATGCGGACCATGCGCTGACGGTGGTGCTTTTCTGGCTGGGAGTGCTGCTGTTTGTGGTGGCGGCGGTGGTCATGGCGCCGCTGACCAAAAAACTCTCGCACCACAGCATCTGGTCGCACCCCCACTTTTCCGGCGCGGTGGCGGCGCAGTTTCTGTATGTGGCGGCGCAGGCGGGCATCTTCAGTTTTCTCATCAATTACGTGACCTCCGAGGTGCCTGATTTGCCGGCCTCCTGGCACGGCAAAAACACGAAAAAGTGGATTGAAATCAACACCTCCTTCACGCGGGATGACTTGAAGGATTTGCCGGCGCTGGCGGCGCGTTTGAAAGCGAAAAGCGACCCGGTGGCGGCGCTGGTGGCGGAGAAATTATCCTCGGACACCCGGGCGGCGCTGGAGGAATATGTGCCCGGCAAGACCAATCCCAAGCTGCTGAGCGTGCCGCTGGTGCAGGATTTGAAAAGCATCGTGCGTGGCACCAATATTTACAACCCGCAAATCTTCGCCAACGTTACGCTCAGCGCCGCCGCCAAGGAAATCCTGGCGTTGCCGGAAAAGGAACGCAACACCCCCCTGTTGAACCGCCTGTTGCTGACGGATGGTTTTGCCGGTCTGATTCATTACACGCCCGGCCGGTATTGCATTAGCGACGCCGGCGCCTCCAACCTGGCCTCGTTCGGATTCTTCTGCTTCCTGGTGGGCCGCTTCACGGGGGCGTGGCTGCTGAAGCGTTTCAGCGCGCACCGCATGTTGGGCTTTTACGGGTTGATGAACGTGCTGGTCTGCCTGCTGGTATTTTTCAAACTGGGCTGGCTGTCGGTGGTCTGCGTGTTCCTGAGCTACTTCTTCATGTCCATCATGTTCCCCACCATTTTTGCGCTGGGGATTTTTGGCCTGGGGGTGCGCGCCAAGAAAGCCTCGGCCTACATTGTCATGGCCATCATGGGCGGGGCGATTTTGCCCAAGCTCATGGGTTACGTGGCGGACCAGACCAACATGTCCCGCGGCTTCATCGTGCCCATGGCCTGCTTCATTGCCATAGCCCTTTACGGCTTCTTCTGGAGCCGCCTCAGCCAGGCGGAATCCCTCCACGGCCTCAAAACCAGCGGGGGACATTAA
- a CDS encoding Gfo/Idh/MocA family protein, whose amino-acid sequence MKANLQRARASRRAFLKTAALGAAGVWLAPRVYAQAAGANDAIRVAVVGINGRGASHISEFNKLPGVRVVALCDVDLKVLEARAQKMEGVQKYQDLRKMLESREIDVVSIATTNHWHALATLWACQAGKDVYVEKPCSHNVFEGRKCVEAARKYNRIVQHGTQRRAGGDARMVALAKSGVYGKLLVAKGYCCKPRWSIGFKPVEDPPASLDFDLWLGPAPRQPFHRNLVHYNWHWFWDFGNGDIGNQGVHEMDVARWVIGGTLPRSVISLGGRYVEGEGHKDQGQTPNQMVTVLDFDGTLLLFETRGLVGKLKEYPNKVANEYYFEAGVVKDGKFFPKGKTEGEPLAKVEAPARSGNIFANFIECVRSRNRKQLHADILEGHLSSACCHLGNISYRLAKERPFEKPKDFSDNEVVGESIMTVLENTKAIGVDPQKATLWVGPKLNFDPQKEKFIGSPEADRLLTRAYRAPFIVPEKV is encoded by the coding sequence ATGAAAGCCAACTTGCAGCGTGCACGCGCCTCGCGTCGTGCCTTTTTGAAAACCGCAGCCCTCGGCGCGGCCGGGGTGTGGCTGGCGCCGCGCGTTTATGCGCAGGCCGCCGGCGCCAATGACGCCATCCGCGTGGCGGTGGTGGGCATCAATGGCCGGGGAGCGAGCCATATCAGCGAATTCAACAAACTGCCCGGGGTGCGCGTAGTCGCGCTCTGCGACGTGGATTTGAAAGTGCTGGAGGCGCGGGCGCAAAAAATGGAAGGGGTGCAAAAATATCAGGACCTCCGGAAAATGCTGGAGAGCCGCGAGATTGATGTGGTCTCCATTGCCACCACCAATCACTGGCACGCCCTGGCCACCCTCTGGGCCTGCCAGGCCGGCAAGGATGTGTACGTGGAAAAGCCGTGCAGCCATAATGTGTTTGAAGGACGCAAATGCGTGGAGGCCGCCCGCAAATACAACCGCATCGTCCAGCACGGCACCCAGCGGCGGGCCGGCGGCGATGCGCGCATGGTGGCGCTGGCCAAAAGCGGCGTGTACGGCAAGCTGCTCGTGGCCAAGGGCTACTGCTGCAAGCCGCGCTGGAGCATCGGCTTCAAGCCGGTGGAAGACCCCCCTGCCAGCCTGGATTTTGACCTTTGGCTGGGGCCGGCCCCCAGGCAGCCGTTTCACCGCAACCTGGTGCATTACAACTGGCATTGGTTTTGGGACTTTGGCAACGGCGACATCGGCAACCAGGGCGTCCATGAGATGGACGTGGCGCGCTGGGTCATCGGCGGCACGCTCCCGCGCTCGGTCATCAGCCTGGGCGGGCGCTACGTCGAGGGCGAAGGGCACAAGGACCAGGGCCAGACCCCCAATCAAATGGTGACGGTGCTGGACTTTGACGGCACGCTGCTGCTGTTCGAGACGCGCGGGCTGGTGGGCAAGCTCAAGGAATACCCCAACAAAGTGGCCAACGAATACTACTTCGAGGCGGGCGTGGTCAAAGACGGCAAGTTCTTCCCCAAGGGCAAAACCGAAGGCGAGCCACTGGCCAAAGTGGAAGCTCCCGCCCGCTCAGGCAACATCTTTGCCAACTTCATTGAATGCGTGCGCAGCCGCAACCGCAAGCAACTGCACGCGGACATATTGGAGGGCCATCTTTCCAGCGCGTGCTGCCATCTGGGCAACATCTCCTACCGCCTGGCCAAAGAGCGGCCGTTTGAGAAGCCCAAGGATTTCAGCGACAACGAAGTGGTGGGGGAAAGCATCATGACGGTGCTGGAAAACACCAAGGCCATCGGCGTGGACCCGCAAAAGGCCACCTTGTGGGTGGGCCCCAAGCTCAACTTCGACCCCCAAAAAGAAAAATTCATCGGCAGCCCCGAGGCCGACCGCCTGCTCACCCGCGCCTACCGCGCGCCCTTTATCGTGCCGGAAAAGGTTTAA